In Achromobacter pestifer, the DNA window GCCGCCATGAAGGCCGCCAGCGAGTGCGGGGTGGGCATGGCGTTCGCCCGCCAGAGCAACCATTTCGGCCCCATTTCGCCCTATGGCCTGATCGCGGCGCAAGCCGGCTATGCCAGCATCATCGGCAGCAACGCCACCACCACCATCGCGCCGTGGGGCGGCACCGACGCCCGGGTCGGCAACAGTCCGATCGGCTTCGCCGTGCCCAATCCGGAGGGCGCGCACTTTCTGCTGGACATGGCGATGAGCGTGGTGGCGCGTGCCAAGATCCGCAACGCCCTGAAAGCCGGGCAGGAGATTCCCGACACCTGGGCCACGGACGCGGCCGGGCGGCCGACGACCAGTCCCAAGGATGCGCTTGACGGTTTTCTGCTTCCCATCGGCGGGCACAAGGGCTACGGCCTGGCCCTGATGGTCGACCTGTTCGCCGGGCTGCTGTCGAACGCGGCCTATCTGACGCATGTGAAGTCATGGGTGGATGCGCCCGACCAGCCGCAGAACCTCGGCCATTTTTTCCTGCTGATCGACACCCGCAAGTTGGGTTCGACGCAGTGGCTGGCCCAGCGTATGGCCGACTTTGCGCAGATCCTGCACGGCAGCGTGCCGGCCGATCCCGCGCGGCCGGTGATCCAGCCCGGCGAGATCGAACTGGCCAAGATGGCGCGCCAGAAGAAGCAGGGCATTGCACTGGACGCGGACGTGCTGGCGTTGTTGCGCCGCCATGCGG includes these proteins:
- a CDS encoding Ldh family oxidoreductase, encoding MSSQKQDPILIAEEELTQLGVRAFESLGLPARDAADVVQVLVLADLFGLSTHGLSRIESYGERLQVGGINPRARIQVERPAPGLCLVDGDNGVGPLVGMHALRAAMKAASECGVGMAFARQSNHFGPISPYGLIAAQAGYASIIGSNATTTIAPWGGTDARVGNSPIGFAVPNPEGAHFLLDMAMSVVARAKIRNALKAGQEIPDTWATDAAGRPTTSPKDALDGFLLPIGGHKGYGLALMVDLFAGLLSNAAYLTHVKSWVDAPDQPQNLGHFFLLIDTRKLGSTQWLAQRMADFAQILHGSVPADPARPVIQPGEIELAKMARQKKQGIALDADVLALLRRHADSLPA